Within Cellulophaga sp. L1A9, the genomic segment CTATACAAGGGCTACAGAAAACACCGTAGTTGGTGAACGTAGTGTTGGGGATGCTCGGTTGAATTATGAAGAGCAAATTTTTGCTTGGTTCGACTTATGGTTGAAGGGAGAAGCGAATGATTTTAAAGAGAAAACACCCCGCGTACAGTATTACACGATGGGAAGTAATACATGGCAAGCTTCAGAAAGTTGGCCCCCTGAAAAAGCGAAAATGAAAACCTATTACCTAAATAGTACGGGTCATGCCAATACGAATAAAGGCGATGGCGTTTTGAGTACGAAACCCCCAAAGAAAGATGATGCGGACTCCTTCATTTACGATCCTATGAATCCTGTTACTTCTTATGGCGGAAATGTATGTTGTACTGGTAATGCTGTACAAGGAGGGGCTTTTGATCAACAATCTATGGAAGGTAGAGAAGATATTTTAGTCTATACAACAGCACCATTGTCTGAAGGGGTAGAAGTTTCAGGTTTTATCGAAAGTAAATTATATATTTCTTCAGATGTAAAAGATACGGATATTACTATAAAATTAATAGACGTATATCCTGATGGAAGGGCGTATAATTTAGATGAAACGATACAGCGCGTTAGATATAGAGAAGGCTATGACAAGGAAGTATTTATGGAAAAAGGAACAGTTTATGAAGTGAATTTAACCCCTATGTCTACCAGTAATTATTTTATGGCGGGACATAGCATACGCATTGAAGTTTCAAGCAGTAATTTTCCGCGTTTTGCTAGAAACCTGAATACAGGAGGTAACAATTTTGATGAAAAAGAAGGAATTACAGCTCATAATACCATTCATCATAGCAAACAATATGCCTCTCAGATTAAATTACCGATTGTTAAATAATAACAGGATGTAAAAAACACCTATCAAACGAAGCAGCAATTTTTAAGGCTACTTCCTTTGAATCAAAAAGCCCAGACAATAACTTGCCTGGGCTTTTTAAAATACAAAATGTATATGATTATTTAACTCTACTCATTTTATCTTTTCTTTTTTTAAGCTGACGATCTAATTCATCAACAGATGAAGCTATTGATGCCTCAAAACTACCATTACTAGATTCAGCAAATAAAACTGGCCCAGGAATACTTAATTTTATATTACAAATTAGCCCTGTATCTGGAGTAGACGTATTTTCTTTTTTGAAAAATACATCTGCACGAATAATATTATCATGTTTATCAAAAAGCTTTGTAAGTTTCTTACCTGCGAAAATTTCTAATCTTTCACTTGCTTTTACGCCGTCATATTCAAAATTGATATTCATATATATACTTTTATTAAATGGTTACTAATCTTAACTCTTTTCTAATACTTAAAGATAACACATTTATTTCTTAAAGTAATTGTTAAATCTGCATTAATACCATATTAAATCATATTTAATATGAAGTATTTTTCGTACATTAAAAGTGGATTTAAATACGGGAACATGAGAGATTCAAAAATTAACACTTCACAGCAAAAAAATCTTTTAACTAATCGCAATTATTTAATCAAATTAGAGCGATATTCAAAAGAACTTGATCAATTAGATGTAAAGCTCAATAGTTACACTTGTGAGCCAAAAACGGAATATCTTTTTGAACGGAAAAGTTTGTTAAAACAACAAATGTATCGCTTAAAAAAAACGAATCAAGAAATTATTGAAACAGTTAGAGAGCGAAAAGAACTTTTAGAAAATCAAATTGATAGGATTAAAACGCAATTGGATGATTTTATTACCTTACAATCTGAATTTCACGCTTATTATTCAAGGGCACAACAACATTAAATTACTTTGGTAAACCATATGTTATTTCGCCTTTTATTTTTCTTATTTTCTGGATGTTTACTTTTAGGATGCAGCACTACCAACAAGACTATCGCTGCCACCCCTAAAAGTAAAGCTCTGGATAAACTCGTTGTGGAAAAAAAATTTTTAATTATTTCTGATCGAGCTTCACCAATGACAACAAGTAGTATGAATGCCCTCGCTAATAGCGGTTTACTAGGTCCTGGAAATTCTCCGGGGGCTATTAATTTAATAGGCAATACAAATTACCTTCGTATTAAAGGCGATAGTATCAAAGCACGCTTACCTTTCTTTGGAGAACGTCAAATAGGTGGTG encodes:
- the hpf gene encoding ribosome hibernation-promoting factor, HPF/YfiA family: MNINFEYDGVKASERLEIFAGKKLTKLFDKHDNIIRADVFFKKENTSTPDTGLICNIKLSIPGPVLFAESSNGSFEASIASSVDELDRQLKKRKDKMSRVK
- a CDS encoding DUF4251 domain-containing protein, with translation MLFRLLFFLFSGCLLLGCSTTNKTIAATPKSKALDKLVVEKKFLIISDRASPMTTSSMNALANSGLLGPGNSPGAINLIGNTNYLRIKGDSIKARLPFFGERQIGGGYNSNDTGISFENIPTAYEHVKNNSTQIHTVKFKISGETNEQYTFTVLLFPNWTTEIRVNSSQRTSIGFRGTVSEIPNEEN